One segment of Bradyrhizobium sp. CB2312 DNA contains the following:
- a CDS encoding amino acid ABC transporter substrate-binding protein: protein MRRSLAISGGLLLAAWLLATGAVAQTGGSEGLSPTLSAIKSSHTVRLGYRESSPPFSFLDQSGRPIGYSLELCEAIVEEIGIEVDDPDLKIDYVKVTSDDRIDAVLQNKIDLECGSTTANAERGKRVAFSPLMFVAGTKLMVPKASGVRQLADLKGKTIVVTKGTTNEQAIQAADKKFSLGLNIVTGADHEQSYQTLVDGKADAFATDDILLSGLIARHKAQDKFRVTGDYLSYDPYGIMFRKGEPQLSAVVERAFRKLGSSRDLVPLYNKWFTARLPTGERLNVPISLQLEEAFKAMDDSASANN, encoded by the coding sequence ATGCGCCGCTCATTGGCGATATCGGGCGGCCTGTTGCTGGCAGCATGGCTGCTGGCGACCGGCGCCGTCGCGCAGACCGGCGGCAGCGAAGGGCTTAGCCCGACGCTGTCTGCGATCAAGAGCAGTCACACCGTGCGGCTCGGCTATCGCGAGAGCTCGCCGCCGTTCTCCTTCCTCGATCAGTCGGGCCGCCCGATCGGCTACAGTCTCGAATTGTGCGAGGCCATCGTCGAGGAGATCGGCATCGAGGTCGACGATCCCGATCTCAAGATCGACTACGTCAAGGTCACCTCGGACGACCGCATCGACGCGGTGCTCCAGAACAAGATCGATCTGGAATGCGGCTCGACCACGGCCAACGCCGAGCGCGGCAAGCGCGTCGCGTTCTCGCCGCTGATGTTCGTCGCCGGTACCAAGCTGATGGTGCCGAAGGCGTCCGGCGTCCGGCAGCTGGCCGACCTCAAGGGCAAGACCATCGTGGTGACGAAGGGCACCACCAACGAGCAGGCGATCCAGGCGGCCGACAAGAAGTTCTCGCTGGGGCTGAACATCGTCACCGGCGCCGATCACGAGCAGTCCTACCAGACGCTCGTCGACGGCAAGGCCGATGCGTTCGCGACCGACGACATCCTGCTCTCCGGCCTGATCGCGCGCCACAAGGCGCAAGACAAGTTCCGCGTTACCGGCGATTATCTGTCCTACGATCCCTACGGCATCATGTTTCGCAAGGGCGAGCCGCAGCTCTCCGCCGTGGTCGAGCGCGCCTTCCGCAAGCTCGGCTCCAGCCGCGACCTCGTCCCGCTCTACAACAAATGGTTCACCGCGCGGCTTCCGACCGGCGAGCGGCTGAATGTGCCGATCTCGCTGCAGCTGGAGGAAGCGTTCAAGGCCATGGACGATTCCGCCAGCGCGAATAATTAG
- a CDS encoding dicarboxylate/amino acid:cation symporter, translating into MSNRFTQYILAAMVLGIVMGAAIFNFLPDTRAEWASSINLIAMMFLRLIKMIIAPLVFATLVGGIAHMGSGARLGRIFAKTMGWFISASFVSLLLGLVMVNLLQPGANFPGTLPQAGQSTGLPVSAFSIEKFLTHLIPTSIADAMAQNEILQIVIFAVFFSVAMGSMPERSKPILAMIDDVAHIMLKVTSYVMLFAPLAVWAAITATVAKNGLGVLWKLVVFMGGFYLALGILWAILVIVGFVVIGPRYSHLLKLIREPLMIAFSTASSEAAYPKTLEGLTKFGASSRISSFVLPLGYSFNLDGTMMYCTFASIFIAQTYHIEMSLATQLAMLATLMITSKGVAGVPRASLVVIASTLSQFGIPEAGLLMIMGIDTFLDMGRSATNVIGNSLATAVVAKWEGELGPEHELGPGEVATPDMVPGELPAMAGH; encoded by the coding sequence ATGTCGAACAGGTTTACGCAATACATTCTGGCCGCGATGGTGCTGGGCATCGTCATGGGGGCGGCGATCTTCAACTTCCTGCCCGACACGCGAGCCGAGTGGGCGTCCTCCATCAACCTGATAGCCATGATGTTCCTGCGCCTGATCAAGATGATCATCGCGCCGCTGGTGTTCGCGACCCTGGTCGGCGGCATCGCGCATATGGGCAGCGGCGCGCGGCTCGGGCGCATCTTCGCCAAGACCATGGGCTGGTTCATCAGCGCCTCCTTCGTCTCGCTGCTGCTTGGCCTCGTGATGGTCAATCTGCTCCAGCCCGGCGCGAACTTCCCCGGCACGCTGCCGCAGGCGGGGCAATCGACCGGCTTGCCGGTCTCGGCCTTCTCGATCGAGAAGTTCCTGACCCATCTGATCCCGACCTCGATCGCGGACGCGATGGCGCAGAACGAGATCCTCCAGATCGTGATCTTCGCCGTGTTCTTCTCGGTGGCGATGGGCTCGATGCCGGAGCGCTCCAAGCCGATCCTGGCGATGATCGACGACGTCGCCCACATCATGCTCAAGGTGACGAGCTATGTGATGTTGTTCGCGCCGCTCGCCGTCTGGGCCGCCATCACCGCCACCGTCGCCAAGAACGGCCTCGGCGTGCTGTGGAAGCTCGTCGTGTTCATGGGCGGCTTCTATCTCGCGCTCGGGATCCTGTGGGCCATCCTGGTGATCGTCGGCTTCGTCGTGATCGGGCCGCGCTACAGCCATCTGTTGAAGCTGATCCGCGAGCCGCTGATGATCGCCTTCTCCACCGCAAGCTCGGAAGCGGCTTACCCGAAGACGCTGGAGGGGCTCACCAAGTTCGGCGCCTCGTCGCGGATCTCGAGCTTCGTGCTGCCGCTCGGCTACTCCTTCAATCTCGACGGCACGATGATGTACTGCACCTTCGCCAGCATCTTCATCGCGCAGACCTACCACATCGAGATGTCGCTCGCGACGCAGCTCGCGATGCTCGCGACCTTGATGATCACCTCCAAGGGCGTCGCCGGCGTGCCGCGCGCCTCCCTCGTGGTGATCGCCTCGACGCTGTCGCAGTTCGGTATCCCTGAGGCCGGCCTCTTGATGATCATGGGCATCGACACCTTCCTCGACATGGGACGCAGCGCCACCAACGTGATCGGCAATTCGCTGGCGACCGCCGTGGTCGCGAAGTGGGAAGGCGAGCTCGGGCCCGAGCACGAGCTCGGACCCGGCGAAGTGGCGACGCCGGACATGGTGCCCGGCGAACTGCCCGCGATGGCCGGTCATTGA
- a CDS encoding NADP-dependent oxidoreductase, with translation MSGTINRQILLVEKPSGKLGPEHFGMIDGAMPEPKDGEALLRVRYISLDAANRAWMHGATYRSAVEANSVMAGGGIAEVVSSKAPELAAGDIVFGDTGWQEYAAVPAKHLTKMPKLEPMTHLLSVFGIAGLTAYFGLLEVGKPKEGETVVVSAAAGSVGSIVGQIAKIKGCRVVGIAGGADKCNWLTSELGFDAAVDYKDGAVFKALRAAAPKGIDVYFDNVGGDILEACLPQMNNYGRIACCGAISQYDGAPSAHGPRGVPGLIVVKRLVMQGFIVMDYMKDSQRALAELQAWVKSGKLKVQEDIIDGLENTPKALIGLLAGENRGKRMVKL, from the coding sequence ATGAGCGGCACCATCAATCGCCAGATTCTTCTGGTGGAAAAACCCAGCGGCAAGCTCGGCCCCGAACATTTTGGCATGATCGATGGCGCGATGCCGGAACCGAAGGACGGCGAGGCTCTGCTGCGCGTGCGTTACATCTCGCTCGACGCCGCCAACCGCGCCTGGATGCACGGAGCGACCTATCGTTCGGCCGTGGAGGCCAACAGCGTGATGGCCGGAGGCGGCATCGCCGAGGTCGTCAGCTCGAAGGCGCCGGAGTTGGCTGCCGGCGACATCGTGTTCGGCGACACCGGCTGGCAGGAATATGCCGCGGTGCCCGCAAAGCATCTGACCAAGATGCCGAAGCTGGAGCCGATGACACATCTGCTCAGCGTGTTCGGCATCGCCGGGCTCACGGCCTATTTCGGCTTGCTGGAGGTCGGCAAGCCCAAGGAGGGCGAGACGGTCGTGGTCTCCGCGGCTGCGGGCTCGGTCGGCTCGATCGTCGGGCAGATCGCCAAGATCAAGGGGTGCCGTGTGGTCGGCATCGCCGGCGGTGCCGACAAGTGCAACTGGCTGACCTCGGAGCTCGGGTTCGATGCCGCGGTCGACTACAAGGACGGCGCGGTGTTCAAGGCCTTGCGCGCGGCGGCGCCGAAGGGGATCGACGTCTATTTCGACAATGTCGGCGGCGACATTCTCGAAGCCTGTCTGCCGCAGATGAACAATTACGGCCGCATCGCCTGCTGCGGCGCGATCTCGCAATATGACGGCGCGCCGTCGGCGCACGGCCCGCGCGGCGTGCCCGGCCTGATCGTGGTGAAACGGCTGGTGATGCAGGGCTTCATCGTGATGGACTACATGAAGGACAGCCAGCGCGCGCTCGCCGAGCTCCAGGCTTGGGTGAAATCCGGCAAGCTGAAGGTGCAGGAGGACATCATCGACGGCCTCGAGAACACGCCGAAGGCGCTGATCGGATTGCTGGCGGGCGAGAACCGCGGCAAGCGCATGGTCAAGCTCTGA
- a CDS encoding FAD-dependent monooxygenase, whose product MRIAVIGGGPGGLYFAYLWKKRHPEDQVDLFEQNPADATWGFGVVFSEQALEFLRADDPETVDAIAPHMERWENITLTLHGDSVAIDGVGFSSIGRLELLRFLQQRALDVGVTPRFDSQIHSIDQLNGHDLIVAADGLNSLVRRAYEGDFGTSLSYSSNKFVWYGTSKRFDTLSQTFVKTDRGAFNAHHYRYSPNMSTFLVECDHATWQAYGFAYKDVEQSKGVCEEVFADTLGGHCLVSNKSVWRNFPWVWNEHWSFKNMVLIGDALHSAHFSIGSGTRLAIEDAIALVKALESDAHLATALHRYQAARKPVVEKLVNAARTSAFWYENFAQHMHLDLMDFAYSYITRSGRIDDARLRHMSPAFMARYEAAKDSGDAAGEATA is encoded by the coding sequence TTGCGGATCGCCGTGATTGGCGGGGGGCCCGGCGGGCTCTACTTCGCGTATCTCTGGAAGAAGCGCCACCCCGAGGATCAGGTCGACCTGTTCGAACAGAACCCGGCCGACGCGACCTGGGGCTTTGGCGTCGTGTTCTCCGAGCAGGCGCTCGAGTTCCTGCGCGCCGACGACCCCGAGACGGTCGACGCGATCGCGCCGCATATGGAGAGATGGGAGAACATCACGCTGACCCTGCATGGCGACAGCGTCGCCATCGACGGCGTCGGCTTCTCTTCGATCGGACGGCTCGAGCTGTTGCGGTTCTTGCAGCAGCGCGCGCTCGACGTCGGCGTGACGCCGCGGTTCGACAGCCAGATCCATTCCATCGACCAGCTCAACGGTCACGATCTGATCGTCGCCGCCGACGGGCTGAACTCGCTGGTGCGCCGCGCCTACGAGGGCGATTTCGGCACCTCGCTGTCCTACTCCTCCAACAAGTTCGTCTGGTACGGCACCTCGAAGCGCTTCGACACGCTGTCGCAGACCTTCGTGAAGACCGACCGCGGCGCCTTCAACGCCCATCACTATCGCTATTCGCCGAACATGAGCACCTTCCTGGTCGAATGCGACCACGCGACCTGGCAGGCCTACGGCTTCGCCTACAAGGACGTCGAGCAGTCCAAGGGCGTCTGCGAGGAGGTGTTTGCCGACACGCTCGGTGGCCACTGCCTCGTCTCCAACAAATCGGTGTGGCGCAACTTCCCCTGGGTCTGGAACGAGCACTGGTCGTTCAAGAACATGGTGCTGATCGGCGACGCGCTGCATTCGGCGCATTTCTCGATCGGCTCGGGCACGCGGCTCGCGATCGAGGACGCCATTGCCCTCGTCAAGGCGCTGGAATCGGATGCGCATCTGGCGACCGCGCTGCATCGCTACCAGGCCGCGCGCAAGCCGGTCGTGGAGAAGCTCGTCAACGCAGCGCGCACCTCGGCCTTCTGGTACGAGAACTTCGCCCAGCACATGCACCTCGATCTCATGGACTTTGCCTACAGCTACATCACCCGTTCCGGGCGCATCGACGATGCACGCCTGCGCCATATGTCGCCCGCCTTCATGGCGCGTTACGAAGCCGCCAAGGACAGCGGAGATGCAGCCGGCGAGGCGACCGCATGA